The following are encoded in a window of Pseudomonas multiresinivorans genomic DNA:
- the fdhD gene encoding formate dehydrogenase accessory sulfurtransferase FdhD, with the protein MPCLITRPASAAVRDAVVPADGYSYVELTPQGAGGRAALAGESALAIAYNGLSQAVMMVSPNDLEDFVHGFSLGAGLIESIDDIYDVRLTAHGEAITAEVQVSNRAFWALKDQRRQLAGNTGCGLCGVEALDQALPGLPVLPRAPLPSAAHFDHLRERVNAVQEIGRRSGALHAALFVDAAGEIRLCREDIGRHNALDKLVGALKRQRLELAGGFAVVTSRCSLELIHKAVRAGLPTLVSLSAPTALTVQWAREHNLNLIHLPHRSAPRIYSPAPPAA; encoded by the coding sequence ATGCCTTGCCTGATCACCCGCCCGGCCAGCGCCGCGGTCCGGGATGCCGTCGTGCCTGCCGACGGCTACAGCTACGTCGAACTCACTCCGCAAGGTGCCGGCGGCCGCGCCGCATTGGCCGGGGAAAGCGCCCTGGCCATCGCCTACAACGGCCTCAGCCAGGCCGTGATGATGGTCTCGCCGAACGACCTGGAAGACTTCGTCCACGGTTTCAGCCTCGGCGCCGGCCTCATCGAGTCCATCGACGACATCTATGACGTGAGGCTGACGGCACATGGCGAGGCCATTACCGCCGAGGTGCAGGTCAGCAATCGCGCCTTCTGGGCCCTCAAGGACCAGCGCCGGCAACTGGCCGGCAACACCGGCTGCGGCCTGTGCGGCGTCGAGGCCCTGGACCAGGCGCTGCCCGGCCTGCCGGTATTGCCGCGCGCTCCCCTGCCATCCGCCGCCCATTTCGACCACCTGCGCGAGCGGGTCAACGCCGTGCAGGAGATCGGCCGCCGCAGCGGCGCGCTGCATGCCGCGCTGTTCGTCGATGCCGCCGGCGAGATCCGCCTGTGCCGCGAGGACATCGGCCGCCACAACGCCCTCGACAAACTGGTCGGCGCACTCAAGCGCCAGCGCCTGGAGCTGGCCGGCGGCTTCGCCGTGGTGACCAGCCGCTGCAGCCTGGAACTGATCCACAAGGCCGTGCGCGCCGGGCTCCCCACCCTGGTCAGCCTGTCCGCTCCCACCGCGCTCACCGTGCAGTGGGCCCGCGAGCACAACCTGAACCTGATCCACCTGCCCCATCGCAGCGCGCCCCGGATCTACAGCCCGGCGCCACCAGCCGCCTGA
- a CDS encoding FdhF/YdeP family oxidoreductase, whose translation MSLQQENPRYQPYKGAAAGWGALISVTRFWLDSKQPFKNLRALLKTNQNGGFDCPGCAWGDSPEDGRVKFCENGAKAVNWEATKRRVDPAFFARHSVTSLREQSDYWLEYQGRLTDPMRYDPATDRYQPIAWDDAFALIAQHLNALENPNQAEFYTSGRASNEAAFLYQLFVRAFGTNNFPDCSNMCHEASGVALGQSVGIGKGTVTFDDFEHADAIFVFGQNPGTNHPRMLEPLREAVKRGAQVVAFNPLKERGLERFQHPQHALEMLTNGSEPLNTAFFRPALGGDMAAVRGMAKFLLQWEREAQAQGEPAVFDHAFIAEHTQGVDAYLAVLDDTSWDHIVQQSGLSLAEIEQAAIMYRRAERVIVCWAMGITQHHHSVPTIQELVSLQLLRGNVGRPGAGLCPVRGHSNVQGDRTMGINDRPPAALLDAIERRFQFKVPRENGHNTVEAINAMLDGQARVFIGLGGNFAQATPDSPRTHQSLRNCALTVQISTKLNRSHLTVGGDALILPCLGRTDIDRQADGPQAVTVEDSFSMIHASFGQLEPSSKQMRSEPAIIAGIAKATLGNHPVDWDAMIANYDRIRDLIADTIPGFSDFNRRVANPGGFHLGNSAGSRRWNTASGKANFHRHPLPADLVHAKIRETGQEPHLILQTLRSHDQYNTTIYGLDDRYRGVRGHREVVFANEADIRRLGFEPGEKVDMVSLWSDGVDRRVSDFILLAYDIPAGQAAAYYPETNPLVPLDSHGVGSHTPTSKFVAIRFEKARPSQRIA comes from the coding sequence ATGAGCCTGCAGCAAGAAAATCCCCGCTACCAACCCTACAAGGGCGCCGCCGCCGGCTGGGGCGCGCTGATCAGCGTCACGCGCTTCTGGCTGGACAGCAAACAGCCGTTCAAGAACCTGCGCGCCCTGCTCAAGACCAACCAGAACGGTGGCTTCGACTGCCCTGGCTGCGCCTGGGGCGACTCCCCCGAAGACGGGCGGGTGAAGTTCTGCGAGAACGGCGCCAAGGCAGTGAACTGGGAGGCCACCAAGCGCCGCGTAGACCCGGCCTTCTTCGCCCGTCACAGCGTCACTTCGCTGCGCGAGCAGAGCGATTACTGGCTCGAATACCAGGGCCGCCTGACCGACCCGATGCGCTACGACCCGGCCACCGACCGCTACCAGCCGATCGCCTGGGACGACGCCTTCGCGTTGATTGCCCAGCATCTGAACGCGCTGGAAAACCCCAACCAGGCCGAGTTCTACACCTCCGGCCGGGCCAGCAACGAGGCGGCCTTCCTCTACCAGCTGTTCGTCCGCGCCTTCGGCACCAACAACTTCCCCGACTGCTCGAACATGTGCCACGAGGCCAGCGGCGTAGCCCTGGGCCAGAGCGTTGGCATCGGCAAGGGCACCGTGACCTTCGATGACTTCGAGCACGCCGATGCGATCTTCGTCTTCGGCCAGAACCCCGGCACCAACCATCCGCGCATGCTCGAACCGCTGCGCGAAGCGGTGAAGCGTGGCGCCCAGGTGGTCGCCTTCAACCCGCTCAAGGAGCGCGGCCTGGAGCGCTTCCAACACCCGCAGCATGCGCTGGAGATGCTCACCAATGGCTCCGAGCCGCTGAACACCGCCTTCTTCCGCCCGGCACTGGGTGGCGACATGGCCGCCGTGCGCGGCATGGCCAAATTCCTCCTGCAGTGGGAGCGCGAAGCCCAGGCCCAGGGCGAGCCGGCCGTGTTCGACCACGCCTTCATCGCCGAACACACTCAGGGCGTCGACGCCTACCTGGCGGTGCTGGATGACACCAGCTGGGACCACATCGTGCAGCAGTCGGGCCTGAGCCTCGCGGAAATCGAGCAGGCGGCGATCATGTACCGCCGCGCCGAGCGCGTGATCGTCTGCTGGGCCATGGGCATCACCCAGCACCATCACTCGGTGCCGACCATTCAGGAACTGGTCAGCCTGCAACTGCTGCGCGGCAACGTCGGCCGGCCCGGCGCCGGCCTGTGCCCGGTGCGCGGCCACAGTAATGTGCAGGGCGACCGCACCATGGGCATCAACGACCGACCGCCGGCCGCGCTGCTCGATGCCATCGAACGGCGCTTCCAGTTCAAGGTGCCGCGCGAGAACGGACACAACACCGTCGAGGCGATCAACGCCATGCTCGACGGCCAGGCCAGGGTCTTCATCGGCCTGGGCGGCAACTTCGCCCAGGCGACCCCGGACAGCCCGCGCACTCATCAATCCCTGCGCAATTGCGCGCTGACCGTGCAGATCAGCACCAAGCTCAACCGCAGCCACCTCACCGTGGGCGGCGACGCGCTGATCCTGCCGTGCCTGGGACGCACCGACATCGACCGGCAGGCTGACGGCCCGCAGGCAGTGACTGTGGAAGATTCCTTCAGCATGATCCACGCGTCCTTCGGACAGCTGGAACCGTCGTCGAAGCAGATGCGCTCCGAGCCCGCGATCATTGCCGGCATTGCCAAGGCCACCCTGGGCAACCACCCGGTGGACTGGGACGCGATGATCGCCAACTACGACCGCATCCGCGACCTGATCGCCGACACCATCCCCGGCTTTAGCGATTTCAATCGCCGCGTGGCCAACCCCGGCGGCTTCCACCTGGGCAACTCGGCGGGTTCGCGGCGCTGGAACACCGCCAGCGGCAAGGCCAACTTCCATCGCCACCCGCTGCCGGCGGACCTAGTCCACGCGAAGATCCGCGAGACCGGTCAGGAGCCGCATCTGATCCTGCAGACGCTGCGCTCCCACGACCAGTACAACACCACCATCTATGGCCTGGACGACCGCTACCGCGGCGTGCGCGGCCATCGCGAGGTGGTGTTCGCCAACGAGGCCGACATCCGCCGCCTGGGCTTCGAGCCCGGGGAGAAGGTGGACATGGTTTCGCTCTGGTCCGACGGCGTGGATCGCCGCGTCAGCGACTTCATTCTGCTGGCCTACGACATCCCCGCCGGCCAGGCCGCGGCCTACTACCCCGAGACCAACCCGCTGGTGCCGCTGGACAGCCACGGCGTGGGCAGCCACACGCCGACGTCGAAGTTCGTCGCCATCCGCTTCGAGAAGGCACGGCCGAGCCAGCGCATCGCGTGA
- a CDS encoding glycine zipper domain-containing protein, with the protein MRKTLSVLALALLASHAVADDTKSAIGGGVGGALGNVVGGALGGSTGAAIGAGVGGAAGGAMGAKNGNKTEAAIGGGLGAAGGSVIGNKVGGSTGGAIGAGLGGAAGGALGNHLADDNDDDHHSSNKSHHKGKGHYKHKHKHHDD; encoded by the coding sequence ATGCGTAAGACTCTCTCTGTTCTGGCACTGGCCCTTCTGGCCAGCCATGCCGTGGCCGACGACACCAAATCCGCCATTGGCGGCGGTGTCGGTGGCGCACTCGGCAACGTGGTGGGCGGCGCCCTGGGCGGCTCCACCGGCGCGGCCATCGGTGCCGGCGTAGGCGGTGCGGCTGGCGGCGCGATGGGCGCGAAGAATGGCAACAAGACCGAAGCTGCCATTGGTGGTGGCCTGGGTGCAGCCGGCGGCTCGGTCATCGGCAACAAGGTCGGCGGCTCCACCGGTGGCGCCATTGGCGCCGGCCTGGGCGGCGCGGCCGGCGGTGCGCTGGGCAACCACCTGGCCGATGACAACGACGATGATCACCACAGCAGCAACAAGAGCCACCACAAGGGCAAAGGCCACTACAAGCACAAACACAAGCATCACGACGACTGA
- a CDS encoding DUF2087 domain-containing protein, whose amino-acid sequence MSRQRLPYHAPDISALAKSLARQLDETSERPGHVEMLNLLARAIGFRNYQALRASQQAEARLSRVAEPEAVVDFRRVEHWRRYFDDSGCLQRWPKKHSHREACLWVLWSRLPARQRWSEKEINERLRAQESLGDHLLLRRSLVDGGWLARTDDGGEYRRIERRPPAELGALLSCLPACA is encoded by the coding sequence GTGTCCAGGCAACGCTTGCCCTATCACGCACCCGACATCTCCGCCCTGGCGAAATCGCTGGCCCGCCAGCTGGACGAAACGTCCGAACGGCCCGGCCACGTCGAGATGCTCAACCTGCTGGCCCGCGCGATTGGCTTCCGTAACTACCAGGCCTTGCGCGCGAGCCAGCAGGCCGAAGCGCGCCTGTCGCGCGTAGCCGAGCCCGAGGCGGTGGTGGATTTCCGCCGCGTCGAACATTGGCGGCGCTATTTCGACGACTCCGGCTGCCTGCAGCGCTGGCCGAAGAAACACAGCCACCGCGAGGCCTGCCTCTGGGTGCTGTGGTCAAGGCTGCCGGCACGCCAGCGCTGGAGCGAGAAGGAAATCAACGAACGACTGCGTGCCCAGGAGAGCCTCGGCGACCACCTGTTGCTGCGGCGGTCGCTGGTGGATGGCGGTTGGCTCGCACGTACCGATGACGGTGGCGAGTACCGGCGCATCGAGCGACGCCCACCGGCGGAGCTGGGTGCCTTGTTGTCCTGCCTTCCGGCCTGCGCTTGA